From a single Syntrophales bacterium genomic region:
- a CDS encoding AtpZ/AtpI family protein translates to MLAVRSKKNKISYSAILMLSAWGFVLVVSSFLFFYIGYWLDEKFNTAPTFMIGLFMLAIFLCIGRFYQEVWLKRKIW, encoded by the coding sequence ATGTTAGCGGTTAGAAGTAAAAAAAACAAAATATCATATTCAGCCATACTGATGTTGAGTGCATGGGGATTTGTCCTTGTTGTTTCCTCGTTTCTGTTTTTCTATATAGGATACTGGCTGGACGAAAAGTTTAATACGGCTCCTACCTTTATGATAGGATTGTTTATGCTTGCCATATTCTTATGCATAGGAAGGTTCTATCAAGAGGTTTGGCTAAAGAGAAAAATATGGTAA
- the dtd gene encoding D-aminoacyl-tRNA deacylase, translated as MRVVVQRVDYAKVSVGEQEISSIGRGILILLGVEKGDGREDADYLLEKVANLRIFEDSDGKMNLSLLEISGSMLVVSQFTLLADCRKGRRPSFGYAAEPELASELYEYFVKKANSMISVVKEGKFQEMMKIELINNGPVTILLDSRKVF; from the coding sequence ATGCGAGTCGTTGTTCAAAGAGTTGATTATGCTAAAGTTAGTGTAGGTGAGCAGGAAATATCATCCATAGGCAGGGGCATCCTGATTCTGCTCGGAGTTGAAAAAGGAGATGGGAGAGAGGATGCGGATTACCTTCTTGAAAAGGTAGCCAATCTCAGGATATTTGAGGATTCTGATGGAAAGATGAACCTCTCTCTACTGGAGATCTCGGGCAGCATGCTTGTGGTATCTCAATTTACCTTACTGGCTGACTGTCGTAAAGGAAGAAGGCCGTCTTTTGGATACGCAGCGGAGCCTGAACTGGCCAGTGAGCTTTACGAATATTTTGTAAAGAAGGCAAACAGTATGATAAGTGTGGTAAAAGAAGGGAAATTTCAGGAGATGATGAAGATTGAGCTGATAAATAATGGTCCAGTGACCATTCTTCTTGATAGCAGAAAGGTTTTTTAA
- a CDS encoding DUF1285 domain-containing protein has translation MKTTNGDGITPCNIRIDKEGVWYYRDVEMFRKEIVNFFYKNLKRDELGRYIVEIKDERCYLDVEDTPFVVKMVRQSRSKGVKGKALYILLNDQTEEKLDPSTLWIEKDNVLYCSVKNNKFYARFLRASYYQIANYIEYDRERNDYFIPLDGCHYYIRNVAEKRS, from the coding sequence ATGAAAACAACCAATGGTGACGGTATTACTCCATGCAATATCAGAATAGATAAAGAAGGTGTGTGGTATTACAGAGATGTAGAGATGTTTAGAAAGGAGATAGTCAACTTTTTTTATAAAAACCTGAAACGGGATGAGCTGGGAAGATATATTGTCGAAATTAAAGATGAGAGGTGCTATCTGGATGTCGAGGATACCCCGTTTGTGGTGAAAATGGTTCGCCAATCACGTTCAAAAGGTGTTAAAGGTAAGGCTTTATACATTCTGCTGAACGATCAGACAGAAGAGAAACTGGATCCGAGCACACTCTGGATAGAAAAAGATAATGTCCTGTATTGTTCTGTAAAAAATAATAAGTTTTACGCAAGGTTTTTGAGGGCAAGTTACTATCAAATTGCAAACTACATAGAATATGATAGAGAAAGAAACGATTATTTCATTCCACTTGACGGCTGTCATTATTATATAAGAAACGTTGCAGAAAAGAGAAGCTGA
- the guaB gene encoding IMP dehydrogenase, translating to MLEDEIKEGLTFDDLLLIPAESSVLPRDVSVFTLLTNNIRLNVPLMSAAMDTVTESETAICMAQEGGIGIIHRNMSIERQALEIDKVKKSESGMIVDPITVEPEQKVSDALDIMSRYRISGVPVVKNHRLVGILTNRDLRFETNLDQPVSNVMTSENLVTVSVNISLEDSKKLLHKHRIEKLLVVDDEYNLKGLITIKDIEKIKKYPNSCKDSLGRLRVGGAVGIIDRDERIDALLAAGADVIVIDTSHGHSAGVLNAIKDTKINFPGCELIAGNVASAEGAEALIKAGVDAVKVGVGPGSICTTRVIAGVGIPQMTAIKDSCKAASKYGVPVIADGGIKFSGDIVKALGAGAHCVMIGGLFAGTEETPGDTILFQGRTYKVYRGMGSLEAMKEGSRDRYMQDDIESTLKLVPEGIEGRVPFRGSLSASIYQLIGGLKAGMGYVGCNTIEELREKARFVRITQSGLRESHVHDVIITKEAPNYWLD from the coding sequence ATGTTAGAAGATGAAATAAAAGAGGGTCTTACCTTTGATGATCTTTTGCTCATTCCGGCAGAATCGAGTGTCCTACCGAGGGACGTCAGTGTTTTTACATTACTTACAAATAATATACGTTTAAATGTTCCTTTAATGAGTGCGGCAATGGATACCGTAACAGAGTCCGAAACCGCCATATGCATGGCCCAGGAAGGTGGGATAGGAATCATTCACAGGAATATGAGTATCGAAAGGCAAGCTCTTGAGATCGATAAAGTAAAAAAATCGGAGAGTGGTATGATTGTTGATCCGATAACCGTAGAGCCTGAACAAAAAGTAAGTGATGCCCTCGATATAATGAGCAGGTACAGGATATCAGGTGTTCCTGTCGTAAAGAATCATAGACTTGTGGGGATCCTGACGAATCGTGATCTCAGGTTTGAAACTAATCTTGATCAACCGGTTTCCAACGTTATGACCAGTGAGAATCTGGTGACAGTTTCTGTAAATATTTCACTCGAAGATTCAAAAAAACTACTCCATAAACACAGAATTGAAAAGCTCCTTGTTGTAGATGATGAATATAATTTAAAGGGGCTGATTACAATTAAAGATATAGAAAAAATAAAGAAATATCCTAATTCCTGTAAGGATTCCCTGGGAAGGTTGAGGGTAGGCGGTGCAGTTGGAATAATCGATAGAGATGAAAGAATCGATGCCCTGCTCGCTGCCGGCGCTGATGTTATAGTCATCGATACCTCACATGGTCATTCTGCAGGAGTTCTCAACGCTATAAAAGATACTAAGATCAATTTCCCCGGGTGCGAACTTATAGCAGGAAATGTGGCGTCGGCTGAAGGGGCGGAAGCTTTGATAAAAGCCGGTGTAGATGCAGTTAAGGTAGGAGTCGGTCCCGGTTCCATATGCACCACAAGAGTTATAGCGGGAGTCGGCATCCCCCAGATGACCGCCATTAAAGATTCTTGCAAGGCAGCTTCAAAATACGGTGTCCCAGTCATAGCCGACGGCGGTATCAAGTTTTCCGGTGATATAGTAAAGGCTCTTGGCGCAGGTGCCCACTGTGTAATGATAGGAGGCCTCTTTGCTGGAACAGAAGAAACTCCCGGCGATACAATTCTCTTTCAGGGAAGAACCTATAAAGTATACAGGGGAATGGGCTCTCTTGAGGCGATGAAGGAAGGGAGCAGGGACAGGTATATGCAGGATGATATAGAGAGCACCCTGAAACTCGTTCCGGAAGGGATAGAGGGCAGGGTTCCCTTCAGGGGGTCACTCTCCGCAAGCATATATCAATTGATCGGAGGACTTAAGGCAGGGATGGGTTACGTCGGGTGCAACACAATAGAAGAACTCAGGGAAAAAGCTCGGTTCGTACGCATAACGCAGTCAGGTCTTCGAGAAAGCCATGTCCACGATGTTATAATAACTAAGGAAGCACCGAATTACTGGCTGGATTAG
- a CDS encoding DNA polymerase III subunit alpha, whose amino-acid sequence MKHSDFVHLHVHTQYSLLDGAIRLDNLFKRAKEYKMPAIAITDHGNMFGVIDFYQNAYRYGIKPIIGCELYVAPRSRLEKDSSQIGEVAFHLTVLVTNMEGYKNLIKLTTAGYLEGFYYRPRVDKEILLQHSEGLIGMSGCLHGEIPWLLLKGNRDEAKKVAEEYRGIFGEERFYLEIMENGLPDQKMVNAELIEISRELSIPLVATNDCHYLNREDAEAHDVLLCIQTGKTVDDNDRMSFKTDEFYFKSPDEMKQSFNYCPEAIDNTVRIAERCNLSLNFKNIFLPHFEINGEETLDGDLRGEEALDRHLSKEAKSGLEKLMPIILKGQDNNLRDDYEKRLNHELEIIKSMGFAGYFLIVSDFVNYAKNKNIPVGPGRGSAAGSLVAYSLRITDIDPIRYGLFFERFLNPSRKSMPDIDIDFCVEGRDDVIKYVTEKYGSDRVAQIITFGKMQAKAVIRDVGRALNMTYGEVDRIAKMVPNVLNITLDDAIKTEPRLREEEKNNEKVRKLLSLSRSLEGLNRHSSTHAAGVVISDKPLVERAPLCKSPKDEIVTQFSMNDLQSVGLTKFDFLGLKTLTVIRDTLHFVKQNKGEEIDINTLPLDDSLTYQLLLRGETDGVFQLESSGMKEILLSMKPDCIEDIIALIALYRPGPLQSGMVSEYISRKQGKTKIVYEVPRLEEILKETYGVILYQEQVMQIASALGNYTMGEADNLRKAMSKKRASVMEKERPKFLSGAKKKKIPENKANKIFEQMETFAGYGFNKSHSTAYAMISYQTAYLKAHYPVEFMASLLTSEKNNRDKIIKHISVCKDMGIKVLPPDINESLRDFSVAGDSIRFGLAAVKNVGVGAIDSIISVRCDAGKFSSFYDFISGGNLQKINKRVIESLIKCGSFDSMEYKRRQLMENYEKIMDVAVRHHKDRISNQSGLFDQFDTGNFSKEIEMEEVDEWDQKKLLSFEKETLGFYITGHPLLRFVDSLNKVTDTDSESITEREDRETVAFGGIVSDIREVTTKKKETMAYVTIEDMKGSVSVIVFADLYRKAFSILHGEEPVLIKGTLDVNEESIKVIASDANILADALEKPFSSVHFTVDVGKSEGKDIELIKELLQKHKGKYDGYIHLIVADKSETVIYLGKDLKLNISDDMKREADNVLGPGATQFK is encoded by the coding sequence ATGAAACACTCAGATTTCGTCCATCTTCACGTACATACACAATACAGCCTCCTTGACGGGGCAATTCGCCTGGATAATCTCTTTAAAAGGGCAAAAGAATATAAAATGCCGGCCATTGCCATTACAGATCATGGCAATATGTTCGGGGTGATTGACTTCTACCAGAACGCTTACCGATATGGAATCAAACCGATTATCGGATGTGAACTCTATGTTGCTCCAAGAAGTCGCCTGGAAAAGGATTCCAGCCAAATAGGGGAAGTAGCATTTCATCTTACCGTCCTTGTCACGAATATGGAAGGATATAAAAATCTCATAAAGTTAACGACTGCCGGATATCTGGAGGGATTTTACTATCGTCCCAGAGTGGATAAAGAAATTTTATTACAGCATAGTGAAGGGCTTATAGGTATGAGCGGATGTTTGCATGGTGAGATACCGTGGCTTTTACTGAAAGGAAACAGGGATGAGGCAAAGAAGGTTGCTGAAGAATATCGAGGAATATTCGGTGAAGAGAGATTTTACCTTGAGATAATGGAGAACGGTCTTCCTGATCAGAAAATGGTCAATGCTGAACTGATCGAAATCAGCAGGGAACTTTCTATTCCCCTCGTTGCTACAAATGATTGTCATTATCTAAACAGGGAAGATGCTGAGGCACATGACGTTCTTCTATGCATACAGACCGGCAAGACAGTAGATGATAATGACAGGATGAGCTTCAAAACCGACGAGTTCTATTTTAAGTCTCCCGATGAGATGAAGCAAAGCTTTAACTATTGTCCTGAAGCCATTGATAACACGGTAAGGATTGCGGAGCGGTGCAATCTAAGCCTAAATTTTAAAAATATTTTTCTGCCACATTTTGAGATAAACGGAGAAGAAACTCTTGATGGGGATCTGAGGGGAGAAGAAGCTCTTGATAGACATCTGAGCAAGGAAGCCAAAAGTGGACTGGAAAAACTGATGCCGATCATTCTTAAAGGGCAAGATAATAACCTCCGCGATGATTATGAAAAACGGCTGAATCATGAACTTGAAATCATCAAGTCTATGGGGTTTGCCGGTTATTTTCTGATCGTCTCCGATTTTGTCAACTATGCTAAGAACAAAAACATTCCCGTAGGTCCCGGGAGAGGGTCGGCTGCCGGGAGCCTTGTTGCTTACTCCCTTCGAATTACTGATATTGACCCGATACGCTATGGACTGTTCTTTGAAAGGTTTCTTAATCCGAGCAGAAAAAGTATGCCGGACATAGATATTGATTTCTGTGTGGAGGGAAGGGACGATGTAATCAAGTACGTGACCGAAAAGTACGGCAGTGACCGGGTAGCTCAGATTATTACATTTGGCAAGATGCAGGCAAAAGCGGTTATCAGAGATGTGGGAAGAGCACTGAATATGACCTATGGCGAAGTGGACAGGATTGCTAAAATGGTCCCCAATGTCCTCAATATCACCCTCGATGATGCCATCAAGACGGAACCACGTCTCAGGGAGGAGGAAAAAAATAACGAAAAGGTGAGGAAACTGCTGTCACTTTCCCGGTCACTGGAAGGTTTGAACAGGCACTCGTCCACCCATGCAGCCGGTGTGGTTATTTCGGATAAACCATTGGTAGAACGTGCCCCACTTTGTAAGAGCCCTAAGGATGAAATAGTTACGCAATTTTCGATGAATGATCTTCAGTCGGTTGGCCTGACAAAATTTGATTTTTTAGGGTTAAAGACTCTCACGGTGATCAGGGATACCCTTCATTTTGTTAAACAGAATAAAGGTGAGGAAATTGATATCAATACCCTTCCTCTTGATGACAGTCTCACCTATCAATTGCTTTTGAGAGGGGAGACAGATGGTGTTTTTCAGTTGGAAAGTTCCGGGATGAAGGAAATCCTTCTCAGCATGAAACCTGATTGTATTGAAGATATTATAGCTCTTATAGCACTTTATAGACCGGGTCCATTACAGAGCGGTATGGTTTCCGAATATATATCGAGGAAGCAGGGTAAGACAAAGATTGTCTATGAAGTCCCTCGGTTAGAAGAAATTTTAAAGGAAACCTATGGCGTGATTCTTTATCAGGAACAGGTAATGCAGATAGCCAGTGCTCTCGGCAATTATACAATGGGTGAGGCGGATAACCTCCGGAAGGCGATGAGCAAAAAAAGGGCGTCTGTTATGGAAAAAGAACGGCCTAAGTTTCTATCGGGTGCAAAGAAAAAGAAGATACCGGAAAACAAGGCGAATAAGATATTTGAACAGATGGAAACCTTTGCCGGATATGGGTTTAACAAATCCCACAGCACCGCCTACGCCATGATATCGTATCAGACCGCTTACCTGAAGGCACACTATCCTGTTGAGTTTATGGCGTCTCTCCTCACAAGCGAAAAGAATAATAGAGATAAGATCATAAAACATATCAGCGTATGCAAAGATATGGGGATCAAAGTTCTTCCTCCCGATATCAACGAGTCTCTGAGGGACTTTAGTGTAGCGGGTGATAGCATAAGATTTGGTCTTGCCGCCGTGAAAAATGTAGGTGTAGGTGCAATTGATTCTATAATATCCGTAAGATGCGATGCAGGAAAATTTAGTTCATTTTATGATTTCATAAGCGGGGGGAATCTCCAGAAGATAAACAAGAGGGTAATTGAAAGCCTCATTAAGTGCGGCTCTTTTGATTCAATGGAATATAAGAGACGGCAGTTGATGGAAAACTACGAAAAAATAATGGATGTAGCGGTAAGACATCACAAGGATAGGATCAGTAATCAATCCGGGCTCTTTGATCAATTCGATACAGGAAATTTTTCTAAAGAGATCGAAATGGAGGAGGTTGATGAGTGGGATCAGAAGAAATTGCTTTCCTTTGAAAAAGAAACCCTTGGGTTTTATATAACAGGTCACCCGCTTTTAAGATTTGTAGATAGTTTAAATAAGGTTACGGATACCGACTCGGAGAGCATTACAGAAAGAGAGGATAGAGAAACAGTTGCATTTGGAGGCATCGTCAGTGACATCCGAGAGGTTACCACAAAGAAAAAAGAAACAATGGCATATGTTACAATTGAGGACATGAAAGGCTCTGTTAGCGTTATCGTATTTGCTGATTTGTACAGGAAGGCTTTTTCCATTCTTCATGGTGAGGAACCGGTTCTTATAAAGGGAACTCTGGATGTAAACGAGGAAAGCATCAAGGTTATAGCATCTGATGCAAATATCCTTGCAGATGCACTGGAAAAGCCTTTTAGCTCGGTACATTTCACGGTTGACGTCGGAAAATCGGAAGGAAAAGATATTGAGTTAATAAAAGAGTTGCTCCAGAAGCATAAAGGTAAGTATGATGGGTATATTCATTTAATCGTAGCCGATAAAAGTGAAACAGTAATATATCTGGGAAAGGACCTGAAACTCAATATATCGGATGATATGAAGAGAGAAGCGGACAATGTCCTGGGTCCGGGAGCGACACAGTTTAAATGA
- a CDS encoding UPF0280 family protein, with the protein MKYQERTYRNRVSKKENLVSFQIKVGETDLYISAGKNLADIARKSVHKYRRFIEEYIKHRPQFLDSLVPINPDEMAPAIIKDMLKASRISGVGPMASVAGAVAQHVGIDLLEHSDDIIVENGGDIFLKSESEITIGIFAGESPMSHKVALKIRPEDMPLGICTSSGTVGHSLSLGRADAVCVTSKSASLADAAATSIGNRVRKEKDIKKALNFGAEIEGVLGILIIVGDKLGAYGAIELV; encoded by the coding sequence ATGAAATATCAGGAAAGGACTTACAGGAACAGAGTTTCGAAAAAAGAAAATCTGGTTTCTTTTCAAATAAAGGTTGGTGAAACTGACCTCTATATCAGTGCCGGTAAGAATCTGGCAGACATAGCCCGTAAGTCTGTTCATAAGTACAGGAGGTTTATTGAGGAATACATCAAACATCGGCCTCAATTCTTAGATTCACTTGTGCCCATCAATCCTGATGAAATGGCACCGGCTATCATAAAAGATATGCTAAAAGCTTCGAGAATTTCGGGAGTGGGGCCTATGGCTTCTGTGGCCGGAGCTGTTGCCCAGCATGTAGGAATAGATCTTTTAGAGCACTCTGATGATATCATAGTGGAAAACGGTGGTGACATATTCTTGAAATCTGAAAGTGAAATAACCATCGGGATATTTGCCGGTGAGTCTCCCATGAGTCACAAGGTTGCCCTGAAAATACGTCCTGAGGATATGCCCCTTGGTATTTGTACTTCTTCAGGTACAGTCGGCCATTCATTGAGCCTGGGCAGGGCTGACGCTGTGTGTGTGACATCTAAATCAGCATCTCTGGCTGATGCTGCCGCGACATCTATCGGGAATCGAGTCAGGAAGGAAAAGGATATTAAAAAGGCCCTTAATTTTGGTGCAGAGATTGAAGGCGTACTCGGCATACTGATCATTGTTGGAGACAAACTGGGGGCGTATGGAGCGATAGAATTAGTGTGA